One region of Candidatus Melainabacteria bacterium genomic DNA includes:
- a CDS encoding menaquinone biosynthesis protein, protein MRLGQVDFINCLPVNLPVESGEVKINAEIIKGVPSELNQKILTNEIDIAPVSSLTYIENKDKLIPIANMCIASDGSSDSVLLFSSFPIEELDGAKIATTYASATSNKLLEVLLKEFLKVNVIFKIEKEPLNELSKEYPACLFIGDHALLEYSKMPRNIFIYDLGSLWKKYTGLPMVFGVWVARKEVVVGAGHDLPLIVDKLQQAKNIGLGIMFDLVIKKAQEKVLISKDFYNSYFQHLSYELTDECKKGLEVFEGYCLPTMTPAAT, encoded by the coding sequence TTGCGATTAGGACAGGTTGATTTTATTAATTGTTTGCCTGTTAATCTTCCTGTTGAATCAGGTGAGGTAAAAATAAACGCTGAAATCATTAAAGGTGTTCCAAGTGAGTTAAATCAGAAAATATTAACCAATGAAATTGACATTGCACCTGTTTCTTCTCTAACTTATATTGAAAACAAAGATAAATTAATTCCAATTGCCAATATGTGCATTGCTTCAGATGGTTCTAGCGACAGTGTTTTATTATTCTCAAGCTTTCCAATTGAAGAATTAGATGGAGCAAAGATTGCCACAACATATGCTTCAGCTACATCTAATAAACTTCTTGAAGTCTTATTAAAAGAATTTCTTAAGGTAAATGTTATATTCAAAATTGAAAAAGAACCATTAAATGAATTATCAAAGGAATATCCAGCTTGTCTTTTTATTGGTGACCATGCTCTTCTGGAATATTCAAAGATGCCAAGAAATATTTTTATTTATGATCTGGGTTCATTGTGGAAAAAGTATACAGGACTACCAATGGTGTTTGGTGTTTGGGTTGCAAGGAAAGAGGTTGTTGTAGGAGCAGGTCATGACCTGCCCTTAATTGTAGACAAATTACAACAAGCAAAAAACATTGGTTTAGGGATTATGTTTGATCTAGTCATAAAAAAAGCACAAGAAAAAGTTTTAATCTCAAAAGATTTTTATAATAGTTATTTTCAACACTTAAGTTATGAGCTTACAGATGAGTGTAAGAAAGGGCTAGAAGTTTTTGAAGGATACTGCTTACCCACAATGACTCCAGCCGCAACTTAA
- a CDS encoding NAD+ synthase: MKIALAQINPTIGDFEYNLNKILKNIDQASKRDSDLIIFSELALCGYPPKDLLLKKQFIEDNKKYLNTLAQQIKSTITIITGFVEENQDRGKNLFDSLAVIKDKKIICTRQKVLLPTYDVFDEDRYFESGKTIKCVELLNKKIGLSICEDVWHDDLSWTKPRYHIDPISILAKQKIDFLINSSASPYFIGKPKLREDILKKCAKKHKIPLIYVNQVGGNDELIFDGNSCVINQDGNVCLRLKSFKEDLQMFEFHSNQIIVSRDTPMECLYNDMDELLQAITCGLRDYTIKCGFKKVIIGLSGGIDSALVTTIATMTLGKENVQAIFMPSRYTSRASYKDSKDLANNLGIELKIVSIEEPFKAFLGLLNSSSNHNHTEENIQARIRGLILMALSNQNGSLVLSTGNKSELAVGYCTLYGDMCGGLGVISDLPKTLVYKLAQYINRKENKEVIPISTITKAPTAELKPNQKDQDALPPYDILDKILNSYVEEHLPLKEMIKNGIPEETIQKVCNMIDISEYKRYQAAPGLKLTSRSFGHGWRMPIAQRYREQI; the protein is encoded by the coding sequence ATGAAAATTGCTTTAGCACAAATTAATCCAACAATAGGTGATTTTGAGTATAACCTAAACAAGATTTTAAAAAATATTGATCAAGCATCTAAAAGAGACTCAGATTTAATTATTTTTTCAGAACTTGCTTTATGTGGTTATCCACCAAAAGACCTTTTACTAAAAAAACAATTTATTGAAGACAATAAAAAATATTTAAATACATTAGCCCAACAAATTAAATCAACAATTACTATAATTACAGGCTTTGTGGAAGAAAACCAAGATCGAGGGAAAAACCTGTTTGATTCTCTTGCAGTAATTAAAGATAAAAAAATAATCTGCACAAGACAAAAAGTTTTACTGCCAACATATGATGTTTTTGATGAAGACAGATATTTTGAATCTGGCAAGACTATTAAATGTGTTGAATTACTTAATAAAAAAATTGGGCTGTCAATCTGTGAAGATGTATGGCATGATGATTTAAGCTGGACAAAACCTAGATATCATATTGATCCAATAAGCATACTTGCAAAACAAAAGATTGATTTTTTAATAAACTCTTCTGCTTCACCTTATTTTATTGGCAAACCAAAATTAAGAGAAGATATCTTAAAAAAATGTGCAAAGAAACATAAGATCCCTCTTATTTATGTAAACCAGGTTGGCGGAAATGATGAACTTATATTCGATGGCAACTCATGTGTAATTAATCAAGATGGAAATGTATGCTTAAGATTAAAATCTTTTAAAGAAGATTTACAAATGTTTGAGTTTCACAGCAATCAAATTATTGTAAGTAGAGACACTCCGATGGAGTGTCTCTACAATGATATGGACGAATTATTACAAGCAATTACATGTGGTTTACGTGACTACACAATAAAATGTGGTTTTAAAAAAGTTATTATTGGTTTATCAGGCGGAATTGATTCAGCCTTAGTTACAACTATAGCTACCATGACACTGGGGAAGGAAAATGTTCAAGCAATTTTTATGCCATCAAGATACACTTCCCGTGCAAGTTATAAAGATTCTAAAGATTTAGCTAATAACTTAGGAATTGAATTAAAAATAGTTTCAATAGAAGAACCTTTTAAAGCATTTTTAGGTTTACTTAATTCATCTTCTAATCATAACCATACAGAAGAAAACATACAAGCAAGGATTAGAGGTTTAATCTTAATGGCACTTTCAAATCAAAATGGATCTCTTGTACTGTCTACAGGGAATAAAAGTGAACTTGCTGTAGGTTACTGTACATTATATGGCGACATGTGTGGAGGACTTGGGGTAATTTCAGATTTGCCAAAGACATTAGTTTATAAACTGGCACAATATATAAATAGAAAAGAAAATAAAGAAGTTATTCCTATAAGTACAATCACAAAAGCTCCAACAGCTGAATTAAAACCAAATCAAAAAGATCAAGATGCCTTACCACCATATGATATCTTAGATAAAATTTTAAATTCATATGTTGAAGAACATCTTCCATTAAAAGAAATGATAAAGAATGGTATACCAGAAGAAACTATTCAAAAAGTTTGTAATATGATAGATATAAGTGAGTACAAAAGATATCAAGCTGCTCCTGGATTAAAGTTAACAAGCAGGTCATTTGGTCATGGATGGAGGATGCCAATTGCACAACGATACAGAGAACAAATTTAA
- a CDS encoding ABC transporter permease: protein MLLILVLFSYFGFSFGKYSFETQDQDMILKPPSLEHLLGTDQLGRDLLARLIYGARLSLLVAVITALIAFLIGVSLGIYSAMSGNKIDFLITRGIDIFYSIPDLLVLSIIGLIFSRSTTGILFAIGLISWMDMARLTRGEILRLKQQDFILSAKAIGLGNFRIIFKHILPNIINLILVVITFTMPRAIIAESTLSFLGLGLSPPRCSWGTLASDGWQFLNTNTNLILFPSLMIILTVVSLNVIGDFLAEINQSRKSYI from the coding sequence ATGCTTCTAATATTAGTGCTTTTCTCATATTTTGGTTTTAGCTTTGGGAAGTACTCATTTGAAACACAAGACCAGGATATGATATTAAAACCACCTTCTCTAGAACATCTCTTAGGAACAGATCAACTAGGAAGAGATTTACTTGCAAGATTAATTTACGGAGCGAGATTATCACTTCTTGTTGCTGTAATAACAGCCTTAATTGCTTTTCTTATTGGAGTTTCACTTGGTATTTACTCAGCAATGTCAGGAAATAAAATTGATTTTTTAATCACAAGAGGAATAGACATTTTTTATTCAATTCCTGATCTTTTAGTCTTAAGTATAATTGGATTAATCTTTAGTAGATCTACTACTGGTATTTTATTTGCAATTGGACTTATTAGCTGGATGGATATGGCTAGATTAACAAGAGGTGAAATTCTAAGACTTAAACAACAAGACTTTATACTCTCAGCTAAAGCTATAGGACTTGGTAATTTTAGAATTATTTTTAAACACATTCTTCCAAATATAATAAACTTAATTTTAGTTGTAATCACATTTACTATGCCAAGAGCAATAATTGCTGAATCAACTTTAAGTTTTCTTGGGCTTGGACTTTCTCCACCAAGATGTAGCTGGGGCACATTAGCTAGTGATGGCTGGCAGTTTTTAAATACAAACACAAATCTTATTTTATTTCCAAGTTTAATGATTATACTAACTGTTGTAAGCTTAAATGTCATTGGAGATTTTTTAGCTGAAATAAACCAATCAAGAAAAAGCTATATATGA
- the serS gene encoding serine--tRNA ligase, with protein sequence MHDLRDLRARPDFYKEKLSKRDKKLVILIDEIIALDQKKREIQTKADGLRKKKNEIAVQIGRSKDKPEKIEVLKKESISIGNNLSGIEKEEMDLNFKLSEKVLWLPNIVADEVPEGEDETKNKEILRWGNPRNENWIRPHWEIGTKSGILDFERGVKIAHSRFTVLSSMGAKLERALMNFMLDHATSKGYKEMFPPILVNKDAMIGTGQLPKFEGDFYKCENELLYLVPTAEVPITSLHKDEVIPFDELPLKYCAYTPCFRKEAGAASKDTRGIIRQHQFNKVELVKITSAETSNKEHEELTKDAEEILQKLELPYRKILLCSADTGFSAMKCYDLEVWFPTQKIYREISSCSNFGSFQARRINIKYKSNPKEKPQFAHTINGSGLAIGRTLAAILENYQTEKETILIPKVLQCYLDEVKEVNNQV encoded by the coding sequence ATGCATGATTTAAGAGATTTACGAGCTAGACCAGATTTCTATAAAGAAAAATTAAGCAAGAGGGATAAGAAACTTGTAATCCTTATAGACGAAATCATTGCTTTAGATCAAAAAAAAAGAGAAATACAAACAAAAGCAGATGGATTACGTAAGAAAAAAAATGAAATTGCTGTCCAAATAGGCCGTTCTAAAGATAAACCTGAAAAGATTGAAGTATTAAAAAAAGAAAGTATAAGTATTGGAAATAATTTATCTGGAATTGAAAAAGAAGAAATGGATTTAAATTTTAAGCTTTCTGAAAAAGTATTGTGGCTTCCAAATATAGTTGCTGATGAGGTGCCTGAAGGAGAAGATGAGACAAAAAATAAGGAAATATTAAGGTGGGGAAACCCGAGAAATGAAAATTGGATAAGGCCACATTGGGAAATTGGGACTAAGTCAGGTATTTTAGATTTTGAAAGAGGAGTAAAAATTGCTCACTCAAGATTTACTGTTTTATCTAGTATGGGTGCAAAGCTTGAAAGAGCGTTAATGAACTTTATGCTTGATCATGCAACTAGTAAAGGGTACAAGGAAATGTTTCCTCCAATTTTAGTAAATAAGGATGCAATGATTGGAACAGGACAATTGCCAAAATTTGAAGGGGATTTTTATAAATGTGAAAACGAGCTTTTATATCTTGTTCCAACAGCAGAAGTACCAATCACTAGCTTACATAAAGATGAAGTTATTCCATTTGACGAGTTGCCACTAAAATATTGTGCTTATACACCCTGCTTTAGAAAAGAAGCTGGAGCAGCTAGTAAAGATACACGTGGGATCATTCGACAACATCAATTTAATAAAGTAGAGCTTGTAAAAATTACAAGCGCTGAAACAAGTAACAAGGAACATGAAGAACTTACAAAGGATGCAGAAGAAATTTTACAAAAGTTAGAGCTGCCTTATAGAAAAATATTGCTTTGTAGTGCTGATACTGGTTTTTCTGCTATGAAGTGCTATGACCTTGAAGTCTGGTTTCCTACTCAAAAAATATATCGTGAAATTAGCAGTTGTTCTAATTTTGGATCATTTCAAGCAAGGAGAATTAATATAAAGTACAAATCAAATCCAAAAGAAAAACCCCAGTTTGCCCACACTATAAATGGCTCAGGGCTTGCAATTGGAAGGACACTAGCTGCAATATTAGAAAATTATCAAACTGAAAAAGAAACAATACTGATACCGAAGGTTTTGCAGTGTTATTTAGATGAGGTAAAAGAAGTAAATAATCAAGTTTAA
- the murJ gene encoding murein biosynthesis integral membrane protein MurJ has translation MSNQKLFKIVGLVGLITIISKIFGLLRDLVIAKFYGTSITADAYNFAYLLTGNFLILLGGLGGPFHSATITTLTKIKDNAKESGSFLIKILTSTFIVLFFLTLLILKFKTNIVHLIVPATGLDPSYKEKLWYLTGLQLEIMSPLIIISGLLGIFCGVSNTYGKYFWPSFSPVLPSIAIILFVLYYNNPAIGIALGIGTLIGAVLQLLVQLPDLFKAGVYENLKFELVKNQKVVSDFYHFLGPAILSTTIGQVTVYIDSFFCSGLQEGSWTATVFANRLIQLPLGVLLTSFLVPFFPRFSELAHSHNIAKLKETSIVVIKSLWFLTLPIAVYLFLFSKPIVEIIFERGAFDERSTMLTSSILIALLLSMIAYVARDTLTRVFYSLGDSRIPLLVAICSIILKIFLNALLVKKYQAPGIAFATSLITLFNFLLLGVLLRKKIGCLGWTRHLRSLIKISTVTLVMYLFGFLFLSVFPLHLEKYDFFSKLILISTSLGTCFLLYFGLALTLRIEEAIKIFKEIRKKFMQSQ, from the coding sequence ATGTCAAATCAAAAACTTTTTAAAATTGTTGGCTTAGTTGGATTAATTACTATCATCAGTAAGATTTTTGGATTACTTAGAGATTTAGTAATTGCAAAATTTTATGGTACATCAATAACTGCGGATGCATATAACTTTGCTTACTTGTTAACTGGAAATTTTTTAATTTTACTTGGTGGACTTGGTGGACCTTTTCATTCAGCTACAATTACTACTCTTACAAAAATAAAAGATAATGCTAAAGAATCAGGTAGCTTTCTTATAAAAATTCTGACAAGCACTTTTATAGTTTTATTTTTCTTGACCTTGCTTATCTTAAAATTTAAGACTAACATTGTTCATTTAATTGTGCCAGCAACTGGCTTAGATCCTTCTTACAAAGAAAAATTATGGTATTTAACTGGTTTACAGCTTGAAATCATGTCACCACTTATAATAATTTCAGGTTTACTTGGAATTTTTTGTGGTGTTTCAAATACTTATGGAAAGTACTTTTGGCCATCCTTTAGTCCTGTTCTTCCAAGCATAGCTATAATACTTTTTGTTTTATATTACAACAATCCAGCTATTGGAATAGCTCTTGGAATTGGAACATTAATTGGTGCTGTACTACAACTTCTTGTTCAGCTCCCTGATTTATTTAAAGCTGGTGTGTATGAAAACTTAAAGTTTGAACTTGTAAAAAATCAAAAAGTAGTTAGTGATTTTTATCATTTCTTAGGACCTGCAATTCTCAGTACAACAATTGGGCAAGTTACAGTTTATATAGATAGTTTCTTTTGTTCAGGATTACAAGAAGGGAGCTGGACTGCAACTGTTTTTGCAAATAGATTAATTCAACTTCCACTTGGTGTTTTACTTACATCTTTCTTAGTACCTTTCTTTCCGAGATTCTCAGAACTAGCACACAGTCACAATATTGCCAAGCTTAAAGAAACATCAATTGTAGTAATTAAATCTCTCTGGTTTTTAACACTACCAATTGCAGTTTACTTATTTTTATTTTCAAAACCAATTGTTGAAATAATTTTTGAAAGAGGTGCGTTTGATGAAAGATCTACTATGCTTACAAGCAGCATATTAATTGCACTCTTACTTTCAATGATTGCTTATGTTGCTCGTGACACATTAACAAGGGTATTTTACTCATTAGGAGATTCAAGGATTCCTTTACTTGTAGCAATATGTTCAATAATACTAAAAATATTTTTAAATGCATTACTGGTAAAAAAATACCAGGCTCCTGGAATTGCCTTTGCAACTTCTTTAATTACTTTATTTAATTTCTTATTACTTGGAGTACTACTTAGAAAAAAAATTGGTTGTCTTGGATGGACAAGACATTTAAGATCGCTTATAAAAATATCAACTGTTACACTTGTAATGTACTTATTTGGTTTTTTATTTTTAAGTGTATTCCCGCTACATCTTGAAAAGTATGACTTTTTCTCAAAATTAATTTTAATTTCTACAAGTCTTGGTACATGCTTCTTACTTTATTTCGGACTTGCCCTTACCCTTAGAATAGAAGAAGCTATAAAAATTTTTAAAGAAATAAGAAAGAAATTTATGCAATCGCAGTAA
- a CDS encoding YqeG family HAD IIIA-type phosphatase, producing the protein MVPFLKPTLIYNDDVTKVSINELKKLNIEGLILDLDNTIMAPKSAKLDLPVKYWLDVMKKNFKIVVLTNNKKAFYLEAVRQMLELPVIGFAKKPWSNGVKEALDILNLPNDKIAIIGDRPLTDIWLGQKYGFKTVLVRALTAHIEPKWKYLLRKLEWSFVKR; encoded by the coding sequence ATGGTTCCATTTTTAAAACCTACGTTAATTTACAATGATGATGTAACTAAAGTCAGCATAAATGAACTAAAGAAATTAAATATTGAAGGATTAATATTAGATTTGGATAATACAATCATGGCTCCAAAGTCTGCAAAGTTAGATTTGCCAGTTAAATATTGGCTGGATGTAATGAAAAAAAATTTTAAAATTGTAGTTTTAACAAACAATAAAAAAGCATTTTATTTAGAAGCTGTCAGACAAATGTTAGAACTACCAGTAATTGGTTTTGCAAAGAAACCATGGTCTAATGGTGTAAAAGAAGCACTTGACATTTTAAATTTGCCAAATGATAAAATTGCAATTATTGGAGATCGTCCATTGACAGATATTTGGTTAGGACAAAAATATGGATTTAAAACTGTTTTAGTTAGAGCATTAACTGCACATATAGAACCTAAATGGAAATATCTCCTACGTAAATTAGAGTGGTCTTTTGTGAAAAGATGA
- a CDS encoding arginase family protein yields MKKNISIILAPFGVGGPNNAACNGPKALMENHLVEDLKELGFNVKIIKPGRDVINHVSTHKQLNPKNKIKNIDAVVKINKWLASTVRSEIKNGFIPLTIGGDHSLAIGTISGVVAGFKPATTKNVGVLWIDRHFDAHSPKNTPSWRAHGMPVSVATADRKYDLHPDFQKLLAITPHVPKIRPENFVQIGIGEKSCIKPNTKWYSMEDIDDRGINKIVDGALNYLLKRVKYIYIAWDIDSMNITGTGTSGDSQLTLREGLVIARAINKRIRLANRLAGFEIMEVAPRLERKHLKGQTVDWAIQLITTSFGGNLFNNLSRLKRNIKV; encoded by the coding sequence ATGAAAAAAAATATCTCAATAATTCTTGCACCGTTTGGGGTTGGTGGTCCAAATAATGCTGCTTGTAATGGACCAAAAGCTTTAATGGAAAATCATTTGGTAGAAGATCTTAAAGAGTTAGGTTTCAATGTAAAAATTATTAAACCTGGTAGAGACGTGATTAATCACGTCTCTACGCACAAACAATTAAACCCCAAGAACAAAATTAAAAACATAGATGCAGTAGTAAAAATAAACAAATGGCTTGCAAGCACGGTAAGAAGTGAAATTAAAAATGGATTTATTCCGTTAACAATTGGTGGCGATCACAGTCTTGCAATTGGGACAATTTCTGGCGTAGTGGCAGGTTTCAAACCTGCCACTACAAAAAATGTTGGTGTGTTGTGGATTGATAGGCATTTTGATGCTCATTCGCCTAAAAATACTCCATCGTGGAGAGCTCATGGAATGCCAGTTTCTGTAGCAACTGCAGATAGAAAATATGATCTACATCCAGATTTTCAAAAATTATTAGCAATAACTCCACATGTACCAAAAATAAGACCAGAAAACTTTGTTCAAATCGGAATTGGTGAAAAGAGTTGTATTAAACCAAATACAAAATGGTATTCAATGGAAGACATTGACGATAGAGGAATAAATAAAATAGTTGATGGGGCATTAAATTATTTACTAAAGAGGGTGAAATATATTTATATTGCATGGGATATAGATTCAATGAATATTACTGGAACAGGAACTAGTGGAGATTCCCAGCTTACTTTAAGGGAAGGACTTGTAATTGCAAGAGCTATAAATAAAAGAATAAGGTTAGCAAATAGGTTAGCAGGATTTGAAATTATGGAAGTAGCACCGAGATTAGAAAGGAAACATTTAAAAGGACAAACAGTAGATTGGGCAATTCAATTGATTACTACTTCTTTCGGAGGAAATTTGTTTAATAATTTATCGAGATTAAAAAGGAATATAAAAGTTTAA
- the mtnB gene encoding methylthioribulose 1-phosphate dehydratase translates to MLGTSGNLSILIEEDPLRFLITASGKDKGELTEDDFLLVNEDGQPQGIASTKPSAETLLHSTIYKHTHAKAVFHVHTTNSTLLSNCTLEGQDKSCSYISLSGLEMLKGLGFKTHDVKINIPVIENSQDMKYLASIIPSYINEEVSGLLLKGHGIYAWGKSPQEAKRHVEIFEFLFEYRIKELSLNFYIPF, encoded by the coding sequence ATGCTTGGTACCTCTGGGAATCTTTCAATTTTAATTGAAGAAGACCCACTCCGATTTTTAATAACTGCAAGTGGAAAAGACAAAGGTGAACTAACTGAAGATGATTTTTTGCTTGTGAACGAGGATGGGCAACCACAAGGGATTGCCTCTACAAAACCTTCTGCTGAAACTCTTCTGCATAGTACTATTTACAAACACACACATGCAAAAGCAGTGTTTCATGTGCATACAACAAACTCAACGTTATTGTCAAATTGTACATTAGAAGGGCAGGATAAATCCTGCTCCTACATTTCCTTGTCGGGATTAGAAATGTTAAAAGGCCTTGGTTTTAAAACACACGATGTAAAAATAAATATTCCAGTTATTGAAAATTCACAAGACATGAAGTATTTAGCAAGCATTATTCCAAGTTATATAAATGAAGAGGTTTCAGGACTCCTTTTAAAAGGGCATGGCATTTATGCTTGGGGGAAGTCACCACAAGAAGCTAAAAGACACGTAGAGATTTTTGAGTTTTTATTTGAGTATAGAATAAAGGAGTTAAGCTTAAACTTTTATATTCCTTTTTAA
- a CDS encoding MtnX-like HAD-IB family phosphatase, which produces MKKLVIFLDFDGTITEKDVIVMIMEKFAPPEWVQIKDKILYERTITLKDGVEKLFGLIESKKKNEIIEYIKKNARLRKGFKDFLDFCRFENIQCYVISGGLDFHIEPILNGVIDSPKLICNKANFNFERIKIDYKYLPKNCNACGKCGCCKIEFIENFPKEKYFRILIGDSLTDLEASKVVDLVFARGDLIKYLEQEDTSYIPFSNFHEVKEQLQQKLLQKI; this is translated from the coding sequence ATGAAAAAACTAGTTATCTTCTTAGATTTTGATGGCACTATTACTGAAAAAGATGTAATAGTGATGATTATGGAAAAGTTTGCACCACCTGAATGGGTTCAAATAAAAGATAAAATTCTATACGAAAGGACAATTACACTAAAAGATGGAGTTGAAAAATTATTTGGTCTAATCGAGAGTAAAAAGAAAAATGAAATTATAGAATACATTAAAAAAAATGCAAGGTTACGTAAAGGATTTAAAGATTTTTTAGATTTTTGTAGATTTGAAAATATTCAGTGTTATGTCATTAGTGGAGGACTTGATTTTCATATAGAACCAATACTTAATGGTGTTATTGATAGTCCTAAATTAATTTGTAATAAAGCAAACTTTAACTTTGAGAGAATTAAAATCGACTACAAATATTTACCTAAAAATTGTAACGCCTGTGGGAAATGCGGATGTTGTAAGATAGAGTTTATTGAAAACTTTCCAAAAGAAAAATACTTCAGAATATTAATCGGGGATAGCTTGACAGATCTTGAAGCATCTAAAGTAGTAGACTTGGTTTTTGCAAGAGGTGATTTGATAAAATATCTGGAGCAAGAAGATACTTCATACATTCCTTTTTCAAACTTTCATGAGGTAAAAGAACAATTACAACAGAAACTTTTACAAAAGATTTAA
- the mtnW gene encoding 2,3-diketo-5-methylthiopentyl-1-phosphate enolase (converts 2,3-diketo-5-methylthiopentyl-1-phosphate into 2-hydroxy 3-keto-5-methylthiopentenyl-1-phosphate; involved in methionine salvage) encodes MTKDTINVIYTVKNDGRDVKNLAQSIATGQTIGISKSTNLQVSKHLAEVIAIEEQTYTSRIKIAFPIENFGSDLGALLTAIYGKISLAGKIKLEDIEFTSKYLQGFKGPKVGISGIREILNKKDKPLLMSIFKPCLGLGAEELGNMFFLQAEARFDLVKDDEILYGKDFNQTLKRLEACLKAKEKANAKTIYAINLTGQANEILDRGVQLEKNGANCILLNYVSHGLPLLFSLRQVVSIPIMAHPAFAGSMCLSTNSGLSEQLLLGKLPRIAGADFVLFPSPYGSLAWEKSIVKDIQNSLTCSMESIRPAWPVPSAGIKANMIKDIVKDFGEDIVINAGTAVWEHKDGGSAGAKEFVSEVKNLYITSR; translated from the coding sequence ATGACAAAAGATACTATTAACGTTATATATACAGTAAAAAATGATGGCCGTGATGTTAAAAATCTAGCTCAAAGCATTGCCACAGGACAAACAATTGGAATATCTAAAAGTACAAACCTACAAGTTTCTAAACATTTAGCTGAAGTTATAGCAATTGAAGAACAAACATATACATCAAGAATTAAAATCGCATTCCCAATTGAAAATTTTGGTTCTGACTTAGGAGCCTTATTAACTGCAATATATGGAAAAATTAGTCTTGCTGGGAAAATAAAACTTGAAGATATAGAATTTACCTCTAAATATTTACAAGGGTTTAAAGGCCCAAAAGTTGGAATTTCAGGGATAAGAGAAATCTTAAATAAAAAAGATAAACCACTCCTTATGAGTATTTTTAAGCCATGTCTTGGTTTAGGAGCTGAAGAATTAGGAAATATGTTTTTCCTACAAGCTGAAGCTAGATTTGATCTTGTTAAGGATGACGAGATTTTATACGGCAAAGATTTCAATCAAACTTTAAAAAGACTTGAAGCTTGCTTAAAAGCAAAAGAAAAAGCAAATGCTAAAACAATTTATGCAATTAATTTAACTGGTCAAGCAAATGAAATTTTAGATCGCGGAGTCCAGCTAGAAAAAAATGGTGCAAATTGTATCTTACTTAACTATGTCTCACATGGTTTACCACTGCTTTTTTCACTTAGACAAGTTGTATCAATTCCAATTATGGCTCATCCAGCATTTGCAGGTTCTATGTGCTTAAGTACTAATTCTGGACTTAGCGAACAACTTTTACTTGGTAAACTACCAAGAATTGCAGGTGCAGATTTTGTTTTATTTCCTAGCCCATATGGCTCACTTGCCTGGGAAAAAAGCATTGTAAAAGATATTCAGAATTCATTGACTTGTTCAATGGAAAGTATCAGACCAGCATGGCCAGTGCCATCAGCAGGAATTAAAGCAAACATGATAAAAGATATTGTTAAAGATTTTGGAGAAGATATAGTTATTAACGCTGGCACTGCTGTTTGGGAGCATAAAGATGGTGGCAGTGCTGGTGCAAAAGAGTTTGTAAGTGAAGTTAAAAATTTATATATAACATCAAGATGA
- the leuD gene encoding 3-isopropylmalate dehydratase small subunit, with protein MQVSGRILPLDRSNIDTDQIIPARHLTGITKSGYGVHLLEDVPHTTINDPKYKDAVILLARENFGCGSSREHAVWAIMDRGFKAVIAISFARIFEENCYNNGLVPVKLKQEEVEKLFKENECEIDVVNQTVETPRWGVSFNLDPLKKEFILKGGFLKFMESKIEKVKEWEKQVRPLKYPPQLDHDQITFQMLDL; from the coding sequence ATGCAAGTTTCTGGCAGAATCTTACCACTTGATAGATCTAATATTGATACTGATCAAATTATTCCAGCTCGTCATTTAACTGGAATTACAAAGTCTGGCTATGGAGTACATTTATTAGAAGATGTTCCTCATACAACAATTAATGATCCAAAATACAAAGATGCTGTAATTTTACTTGCAAGAGAAAATTTTGGTTGTGGTTCTTCAAGGGAACATGCTGTCTGGGCAATTATGGACAGAGGTTTTAAAGCAGTTATTGCAATTAGCTTTGCAAGAATATTTGAGGAGAATTGTTATAACAATGGTCTTGTACCTGTTAAATTAAAGCAAGAAGAAGTAGAAAAATTATTTAAAGAAAATGAATGTGAAATAGATGTCGTAAATCAAACTGTAGAGACGCCCCGATGGGGCGTCTCTTTCAATTTAGATCCATTAAAAAAAGAATTTATCTTAAAAGGTGGTTTTTTGAAATTCATGGAAAGTAAGATTGAGAAGGTAAAAGAGTGGGAGAAACAGGTTCGCCCGTTGAAATATCCACCACAATTGGATCATGATCAGATAACTTTCCAAATGCTTGATTTATAG